Genomic segment of Ignavibacteriales bacterium:
TTTATTATGTTCCATCTGAAATTACTCAGAAATTCTTTCACAATAAATTATTGTTCTTTATGAAAAAACCCAGTCCTAAAAATTTTGTTCTCGACACAAACGTAATCCTTCACGATCCTACTTGCATAAATCACTTCCAAGAAAATAATATAATCATTCCGCTTGTCGTGATAGAGGAGTTAGACCACTTCAAGCGCGGTAATCAAGTGATTAATTTGAATGCGCGCGAATTTGCCCGCACACTTGATTCAATCACCGGAAATGAAATTTTCAACGGCGGTGTATCTCTTGGAAAAGGAAAAGGCAAAGTACGAATCGTTATTACCCGCGGACTTGCGCAGGAAATCCATGATGTATTCCGCGAAGATAATGTTGACCACAGAGTTCTTAGTGCTGCTCTCGAAGCTAATAAATCCGGGAAAGAAAAAGAGCGGACGATTCTTGTAACGAAAGATGTAAATCTCCGCATGAAAGCAAAAGCACTTGGTATTCCCGCAGAAGATTATACAACCGACTGGGTTACAAATGTAGAAGAGCTTTACAGCGGCAAAACTATTGTCGAGGATTTTGATGACGATATTTTACAGCGGCTTTATCAACCGCCGTTTGAAGTTCCCGCTAAACAAATCCTCAAGAAAATTAAAAATGAAGCTGTGCCGAATAAATTTTTTATAATGCGCAACTCAAGCCGTTCCATACTTTCCTGTCTTGATCAAGAGATGGAAAAATTTAAGCGCATTGATAAACAAGTTGCTTATGGAATTAAACCAAGAAATGCAGAACAAACTTTTGCTGTTGATGCACTTGTTAATTCCGATATCCCTCTTGTTTCAATGACGGGAAAAGCAGGGACCGGAAAAACTTTACTTGCACTTGCATGTGCGCTTCAAGTAAGAAAAAATTATAGGCAGATATATATTGCCCGTCCGGTGGTTCCTTTGAGTAATAAAGATATCGGTTACTTGCCCGGTGATGTAGAAAGCAAGCTGGCTCCTTACATGCAGCCGTTGTGGGATAATTTAAAAGTTATACAAGATCA
This window contains:
- a CDS encoding PhoH family protein yields the protein MKKPSPKNFVLDTNVILHDPTCINHFQENNIIIPLVVIEELDHFKRGNQVINLNAREFARTLDSITGNEIFNGGVSLGKGKGKVRIVITRGLAQEIHDVFREDNVDHRVLSAALEANKSGKEKERTILVTKDVNLRMKAKALGIPAEDYTTDWVTNVEELYSGKTIVEDFDDDILQRLYQPPFEVPAKQILKKIKNEAVPNKFFIMRNSSRSILSCLDQEMEKFKRIDKQVAYGIKPRNAEQTFAVDALVNSDIPLVSMTGKAGTGKTLLALACALQVRKNYRQIYIARPVVPLSNKDIGYLPGDVESKLAPYMQPLWDNLKVIQDQFPETDKSYQLINALIKDEKLVIEPLSYIRGRSLQRIYFIVDEAQNLTPHEIKTIITRAGEGAKIVLTGDIYQIDHPYLDAQSNGLSYLIDHFKGQKLYAHVNLEKGERSELAELASNLL